From Salvelinus sp. IW2-2015 linkage group LG33, ASM291031v2, whole genome shotgun sequence, one genomic window encodes:
- the LOC111958267 gene encoding tuftelin-interacting protein 11-like isoform X1: MIPILSRMIECYLLSLIGATTEQSVNVLPLRGPDVSMSHLYGRQGEEEEEGVEVEKFEVTEWDLANEFNTERCRHRQTKEEXVYGIWAERGDSDDERPSFGGKRVVISVATASPRGLGLQLVSGLEETWAPGRNTKGIGQKLIQKMGYTPGKGLGKNVWGGVMEIEERA; encoded by the exons ATGATACCGATACTCTCACGTATGATCGAATGTTATTTGCTTTCATTGATAGGTGCAACAACTGAACAATCAG TTAATGTTCTTCCTCTCAGAGGCCCAGACGTGTCTATGTCCCACCTGTACGGacggcagggagaggaggaggaggagggggtagaggtAGAGAAGTTTGAGGTGACCGAATGGGACCTGGCCAATGAATTTAACACAGAGcgctgcagacacagacagaccaaagAAGAGMCCGTCTATGGCATCTGGGCAGAGAGGGGAGACTCCGACGATGAGAGACCCAGCTTCGGAGGGAAGAG GGTGGTAATTTCCGTGGCAACAGCCAGTCCCAGAGGTCTGGGTTTGCAGCTGGTATCCGGGCTGGAGGAGACCTGGGCACCTGGGAGAAACACAAAGGGGATTGGCCAGAAACTCATCCAGAAGATGGGCTACACACCAGGGAAAGGACTGGGGAAGAACGTATGGGGGGGAGTAATGGAGATAGAGGAAAGAGCATAG
- the LOC111958267 gene encoding tuftelin-interacting protein 11-like isoform X2, which translates to MSHLYGRQGEEEEEGVEVEKFEVTEWDLANEFNTERCRHRQTKEEXVYGIWAERGDSDDERPSFGGKRVVISVATASPRGLGLQLVSGLEETWAPGRNTKGIGQKLIQKMGYTPGKGLGKNVWGGVMEIEERA; encoded by the exons ATGTCCCACCTGTACGGacggcagggagaggaggaggaggagggggtagaggtAGAGAAGTTTGAGGTGACCGAATGGGACCTGGCCAATGAATTTAACACAGAGcgctgcagacacagacagaccaaagAAGAGMCCGTCTATGGCATCTGGGCAGAGAGGGGAGACTCCGACGATGAGAGACCCAGCTTCGGAGGGAAGAG GGTGGTAATTTCCGTGGCAACAGCCAGTCCCAGAGGTCTGGGTTTGCAGCTGGTATCCGGGCTGGAGGAGACCTGGGCACCTGGGAGAAACACAAAGGGGATTGGCCAGAAACTCATCCAGAAGATGGGCTACACACCAGGGAAAGGACTGGGGAAGAACGTATGGGGGGGAGTAATGGAGATAGAGGAAAGAGCATAG